Proteins from a single region of Corvus moneduloides isolate bCorMon1 chromosome 19, bCorMon1.pri, whole genome shotgun sequence:
- the RPL38 gene encoding 60S ribosomal protein L38 has product MPRKIEEIKDFLLTARRKDAKSVKIKKNKDNVKFKVRCSRYLYTLVITDKEKAEKLKQSLPPGLAVKELK; this is encoded by the exons ATG CCTCGCAAGATTGAGGAGATCAAGGACTTCCTGCTGACGGCGCGGCGGAAGGACGCCAAGT CTGTCAAGATCAAGAAGAACAAGGACAATGTGAAGTTCAAGGTGCGCTGCAGCCGGTACCTCTACACCCTGGTCATCACCGACAAGGAGAAGGCCGAGAAGCTGAAGCAGTCCCTGCCCCCAG GTCTGGCCGTGAAGGAGCTGAAATGA